The Sphingomonas sanxanigenens DSM 19645 = NX02 genome includes a region encoding these proteins:
- a CDS encoding HIRAN domain-containing protein, translated as MASSFLLPVVGERFDNADGSSRQEEIRRCRPGEAVWLEREPSNRFDPSAVAVFSDRGFQLGYIGADRCGWIGSKIDRGFNVDAVVEGISGDVSGALPCRLTIRLRLTITDTTDAPMG; from the coding sequence GTGGCCTCCAGCTTCCTGCTTCCCGTGGTCGGGGAGCGCTTCGATAATGCCGACGGCAGCAGCCGGCAGGAGGAGATCCGCCGCTGCCGACCGGGCGAGGCGGTGTGGCTTGAGCGTGAGCCATCGAACCGCTTCGACCCATCCGCCGTGGCGGTGTTCTCCGATCGCGGTTTCCAGCTCGGCTATATCGGGGCCGACCGCTGCGGCTGGATCGGGTCGAAAATCGACCGGGGCTTCAACGTCGATGCGGTGGTTGAGGGCATTTCTGGCGATGTCAGCGGCGCCCTGCCCTGCCGCTTGACCATAAGGCTTCGGCTGACGATCACGGACACAACCGATGCCCCGATGGGGTAA
- a CDS encoding Acg family FMN-binding oxidoreductase, protein MNRRQMLIGTGAAAALGGGAAYLTLSGMGSSPDYAAGIAPLRRQLAEMPSARDLIRYATLAPNGHNAQPWLFRIGDKKIDILPDLSRRTPVVDPDDHHVFISLGAAAENLSLASAARGAPGAIQFEQGNEAAVVFDFEPGRAIPSIMFDAIAKRQSTRADFDGRMVIPADLNALAKAVSVPGVDLILLTDRNQVDQLRDLVVAGNSTQMADAAFVRELKSWLRFNPRQALRTGDGLYSVASGNPALPDWLGPIAFDWFSTAKAQNDAYARQIRSSAGIAVFVGAGETPADWVAVGQACQRFALQATALGLKHAFINQPVEVAQLRPELAALIGLRGRRPDIVMRFGYGPTLPWSPRRPVDAVIVI, encoded by the coding sequence GTGAACCGACGACAAATGCTCATCGGCACGGGGGCTGCCGCCGCGCTTGGCGGCGGAGCGGCCTATCTCACGCTATCTGGCATGGGGTCGTCACCGGACTATGCCGCCGGGATCGCCCCTCTACGAAGGCAACTGGCGGAGATGCCATCTGCGCGCGATCTGATCCGCTATGCGACCTTGGCGCCCAATGGCCACAACGCGCAGCCATGGCTCTTTCGCATCGGCGACAAGAAGATCGATATCCTGCCCGATCTTTCACGGCGGACACCGGTCGTCGATCCTGACGATCATCATGTTTTCATCAGCCTCGGCGCGGCGGCCGAGAATCTGTCGCTGGCGTCAGCGGCACGTGGCGCACCCGGCGCCATTCAGTTCGAACAGGGCAACGAAGCCGCAGTCGTCTTCGACTTCGAGCCGGGGCGGGCGATCCCGTCCATCATGTTCGATGCCATCGCCAAGAGGCAATCGACCCGTGCCGATTTCGATGGCCGCATGGTCATCCCGGCCGATCTCAACGCGCTTGCTAAGGCTGTGTCGGTGCCCGGCGTCGATCTCATCCTGCTCACGGATCGCAATCAGGTCGATCAACTGCGCGACCTCGTCGTGGCGGGGAACAGCACGCAGATGGCCGACGCCGCATTCGTCCGCGAACTGAAATCCTGGCTTCGGTTCAACCCGCGACAGGCGCTGCGAACCGGCGACGGCCTCTACAGCGTGGCCAGCGGCAACCCCGCGCTGCCCGACTGGCTTGGGCCAATTGCATTCGACTGGTTCTCGACGGCAAAGGCGCAGAATGACGCCTATGCCCGCCAGATCAGGTCTTCGGCCGGCATCGCGGTGTTCGTCGGGGCCGGAGAAACCCCTGCCGATTGGGTGGCGGTCGGGCAGGCCTGCCAGCGTTTCGCGCTTCAAGCGACGGCGTTGGGATTGAAGCACGCCTTCATCAACCAGCCTGTGGAGGTTGCCCAACTCCGCCCCGAACTGGCAGCGTTGATCGGCCTGCGCGGAAGGCGGCCCGATATCGTGATGCGGTTCGGCTATGGTCCGACGCTGCCCTGGTCGCCACGCCGACCGGTCGATGCCGTTATCGTGATATGA
- the arsH gene encoding arsenical resistance protein ArsH, with the protein MPLRDLPEPDHVPALCPSFVHHRPALGLGATDPAPRILLLYGSLRERSFSRFAVEEAARLLRLFGADTRIFDPSTLPLPDQVPGDDHPAVHELRELAMWSEGQVWCSPERHGQITGIMKAQIDHLPLEMKGMRPTQGRTLAVMQVSGGSQSFNAVNTLRLLGRWMRMFTIPNQSSVAMAYKEFDDSGRMKPSSYYDRIVDVMEELVRFTVLLRPHADQLVDRYSERKQAGVPVDAMTDLSGIAIARQK; encoded by the coding sequence ATGCCCCTCCGTGACCTGCCTGAACCGGATCACGTGCCGGCGCTCTGTCCTTCCTTCGTGCACCATCGGCCCGCGCTTGGCCTCGGCGCGACCGATCCAGCCCCGCGCATTCTGTTGCTCTACGGAAGTTTGCGCGAGCGATCATTCTCGCGTTTCGCCGTTGAAGAGGCCGCCCGCCTGCTCCGCCTGTTTGGTGCCGACACGCGGATATTCGATCCATCGACGCTGCCGCTGCCCGATCAGGTGCCCGGCGACGATCATCCCGCCGTCCACGAACTGCGCGAGCTGGCAATGTGGTCGGAGGGGCAGGTGTGGTGCAGTCCTGAACGACACGGTCAGATCACCGGCATCATGAAGGCGCAGATCGATCATCTGCCGCTTGAGATGAAAGGGATGCGACCGACGCAGGGGCGCACCCTCGCCGTGATGCAGGTGTCCGGCGGATCGCAGTCCTTCAACGCCGTCAACACGCTGCGCCTGCTTGGCCGCTGGATGCGGATGTTCACGATCCCGAATCAATCCTCCGTCGCCATGGCCTATAAGGAGTTCGACGACTCCGGTCGCATGAAGCCCTCAAGCTATTATGACCGTATCGTCGACGTCATGGAGGAACTGGTGCGTTTCACCGTCCTCCTGCGCCCGCACGCCGACCAGCTTGTCGATCGCTATTCGGAACGAAAGCAAGCCGGCGTGCCGGTCGACGCGATGACGGACCTGTCGGGCATTGCCATCGCGCGGCAGAAGTAG
- a CDS encoding arsenic transporter: MLIAVLIFVATITLVIWQPRGLGIGWSAMGGAAVALLAGVVTLSDVPVVWDIVWNATGAFVAIIVISLLLDEAGFFEWAALHVARWGRGDGRLLFALVVLLGAAVSALFANDGAALILTPIVIAMLRALGYGAKAMLAFVMAAGFIADTASLPLVVSNLVNIVSADFFGIGFGEYAAVMVPVDLVAIAATLGALLLFFRRDIPANYDMGQLRRPEEAIRDVATFRVGWVVLALLLAGFFLLEPRGVPVSAVAAAGAILLLAIAARGHVIQTGKVLRGAPWQVVIFSLGMYLVVYGLRNAGLTDHLAALLDRTAQGGVWGAALGTGIIAAVLSSVMNNMPTVLVGALSIDATHATGAVKEAMIYANVIGCDLGPKLTPIGSLATLLWLHVLGQKGVRIGWGYYFRVGVTLTVPVLLVTLAALALRIGIA; this comes from the coding sequence ATGCTCATTGCCGTACTGATCTTCGTCGCCACGATCACGCTCGTCATCTGGCAGCCCAGGGGGCTCGGCATCGGCTGGAGCGCGATGGGCGGCGCTGCCGTTGCGCTGCTGGCGGGCGTCGTCACGCTGTCCGACGTGCCCGTGGTGTGGGATATCGTCTGGAATGCGACCGGCGCATTCGTCGCGATCATCGTCATCAGTCTGCTACTCGACGAAGCCGGATTCTTCGAGTGGGCAGCGCTTCACGTCGCCCGCTGGGGCAGGGGCGATGGCAGGCTGCTTTTCGCGCTGGTGGTGCTGCTCGGGGCAGCGGTCTCGGCCTTGTTCGCCAATGACGGTGCAGCGCTGATCCTGACACCGATCGTGATCGCCATGCTGCGCGCGCTTGGCTACGGCGCGAAGGCCATGCTCGCCTTCGTCATGGCCGCTGGGTTCATCGCCGACACTGCCAGCCTGCCTCTGGTGGTCTCGAACCTCGTCAACATCGTGTCGGCCGATTTCTTCGGCATCGGCTTCGGCGAATATGCGGCCGTCATGGTACCGGTTGATCTGGTGGCGATCGCCGCGACCCTGGGGGCGCTGCTCCTGTTCTTCCGCCGCGACATACCCGCCAATTATGATATGGGTCAGCTGCGACGACCCGAGGAAGCCATTCGCGACGTCGCGACGTTCCGCGTCGGATGGGTCGTCCTGGCGCTCCTGCTCGCCGGTTTCTTCCTGCTCGAGCCACGTGGCGTGCCCGTCAGCGCGGTGGCGGCGGCCGGGGCCATCCTGCTGCTGGCAATCGCGGCGCGGGGACATGTGATCCAGACCGGCAAGGTCCTGCGCGGTGCGCCATGGCAGGTCGTCATCTTCTCCCTCGGCATGTATCTGGTCGTCTACGGCCTGCGGAACGCCGGCCTGACCGACCACCTGGCCGCGCTGCTCGATCGCACGGCACAGGGCGGTGTGTGGGGTGCGGCGCTGGGAACCGGCATCATCGCCGCGGTGCTATCCTCAGTGATGAACAATATGCCGACCGTGCTGGTCGGCGCGCTGTCGATCGATGCGACCCACGCCACCGGCGCGGTCAAGGAGGCAATGATCTACGCCAATGTGATCGGCTGCGACCTGGGCCCAAAGCTCACGCCGATCGGATCGCTCGCCACGCTGCTCTGGCTGCACGTCCTCGGCCAAAAAGGCGTGCGGATCGGCTGGGGCTATTATTTCCGCGTCGGCGTCACCCTGACGGTGCCCGTCTTGCTCGTCACGCTTGCGGCGCTCGCGCTGCGCATTGGAATTGCCTGA
- the arsC gene encoding arsenate reductase (glutaredoxin) (This arsenate reductase requires both glutathione and glutaredoxin to convert arsenate to arsenite, after which the efflux transporter formed by ArsA and ArsB can extrude the arsenite from the cell, providing resistance.) — MTDIVIYHNPECGTSRNVLGLIRNAGTEPHVIEYLKTPPSRAMLVQLIGRAGMTPRDLLREKGTPYGELGLDDMSLSDDALIDAMMAHPILINRPLVVSPLGVKLCRPSEAVLDLLPTGQLGAFAKEDGQQVVDASGQRLA, encoded by the coding sequence GTGACCGATATCGTCATCTATCACAATCCCGAATGCGGTACGTCGCGCAATGTTCTTGGCCTGATCCGCAACGCCGGAACCGAGCCGCATGTCATCGAATATTTGAAGACGCCGCCCAGCCGCGCGATGCTGGTCCAGTTGATCGGCCGCGCCGGAATGACCCCGCGCGATCTGCTGCGGGAGAAGGGGACACCTTATGGGGAACTCGGTCTCGACGATATGTCGCTCTCTGACGACGCGCTGATCGACGCGATGATGGCTCACCCGATCCTCATCAATCGTCCGCTCGTCGTGTCGCCGCTGGGGGTGAAGCTTTGCCGCCCATCGGAAGCGGTGCTTGACCTTTTGCCGACAGGCCAGCTCGGGGCCTTCGCGAAAGAGGATGGTCAGCAGGTGGTCGACGCGTCCGGTCAGCGCCTCGCCTGA
- a CDS encoding arsenate reductase ArsC yields MRADTTNVLVLCTGNSARSILGEAIVNRLGKGRFRGFSAGSFPKGQVHPGALRLLERHGYPTSGLRSKSWDEFADASGPDIDVVITVCDNAAGEVCPIWPGAPIKAHWGLPDPAAVSGDDAAVDAAFEAAHDALSKRIAKLVELPIQTRDVPAMAIRQRLQAIHDDLVENEHSL; encoded by the coding sequence GTGAGGGCCGACACCACCAATGTCCTGGTGCTTTGCACCGGCAACAGCGCCCGGTCGATCCTTGGCGAGGCGATCGTGAATCGATTGGGGAAGGGGCGCTTCCGCGGTTTCTCGGCAGGCTCCTTTCCGAAGGGGCAAGTGCATCCTGGCGCCCTGCGGCTGCTCGAGCGACATGGCTACCCGACCTCTGGCCTACGCTCCAAAAGCTGGGACGAGTTCGCCGATGCCAGCGGTCCTGACATCGATGTCGTCATCACGGTCTGCGACAATGCCGCCGGTGAAGTCTGCCCGATCTGGCCGGGCGCACCGATCAAGGCACATTGGGGGTTGCCCGACCCTGCGGCCGTATCCGGTGACGACGCGGCGGTCGACGCAGCATTCGAGGCCGCTCACGATGCCCTGTCGAAGCGCATCGCCAAGCTCGTCGAACTGCCGATCCAGACCCGTGACGTGCCCGCCATGGCCATCCGGCAACGGCTCCAGGCCATTCACGACGATCTCGTCGAGAATGAGCATAGTCTCTAG
- a CDS encoding ArsR/SmtB family transcription factor encodes MDMKNAVAGLSALAHEGRLSVFRMLVQAGPTGIAAGEIARRMNVPPNTLSANLTILSHAGLVESRREGRSVIYTARYENMTGLLEFLMKDCCGGSPEICASLAEVVLRSRCDAQALA; translated from the coding sequence ATGGACATGAAGAATGCCGTCGCCGGGCTTTCGGCGCTCGCTCACGAAGGGCGCCTCTCGGTTTTCCGTATGCTCGTGCAGGCGGGGCCGACGGGCATCGCGGCCGGAGAAATCGCCCGGCGCATGAATGTCCCGCCCAATACGCTTTCAGCCAACCTCACCATCCTGTCGCACGCCGGTCTGGTCGAAAGCCGGCGCGAGGGGCGCTCGGTGATCTATACGGCGAGGTATGAGAACATGACCGGACTGCTCGAGTTTCTGATGAAGGATTGCTGCGGCGGGTCGCCCGAAATCTGCGCGTCACTCGCCGAGGTCGTCCTGCGCAGCCGCTGCGACGCGCAGGCTTTGGCGTGA
- a CDS encoding Crp/Fnr family transcriptional regulator, translating to MFTERFLRDKRGAALTSEEREILENAISEVKTFGPRTTLAFTGEPLNHSTLLIEGIMSRHIDDRNGLRQLVALHVPGDFVDLHAYPLKILDHEVGTMTAVTVALVPHTRLDAITREYPELARKLWFSTLLDAAIHRAWLFRLGRLDAVGRVAHFFCEMNVRLAAAGLSDGRRFALGLTQADLGEICGLTPVHINRVMRQLREDGMCVFRSSLVEIMDPERLAARAQFDPDYLYIAKPLPGIPSSQTRPIR from the coding sequence ATGTTTACCGAACGCTTTCTGCGGGACAAGCGGGGCGCCGCCCTGACGTCCGAGGAGCGCGAAATTCTCGAAAATGCGATCAGCGAGGTCAAGACGTTCGGCCCGCGGACCACGCTCGCCTTCACCGGCGAACCGCTGAATCACAGCACGCTCCTGATCGAGGGCATCATGTCCCGGCATATCGACGATCGCAACGGGTTGCGGCAGTTGGTCGCACTTCACGTGCCGGGCGATTTCGTCGATCTTCACGCCTATCCGCTCAAGATCCTCGACCACGAAGTCGGGACGATGACGGCGGTCACGGTCGCGCTGGTGCCGCACACGCGGTTGGATGCGATCACCCGCGAGTACCCGGAGCTTGCGCGCAAGCTGTGGTTTTCGACGCTGCTGGACGCCGCGATCCACCGCGCATGGCTGTTCCGCCTCGGGCGGCTCGACGCGGTCGGGCGGGTGGCGCACTTCTTCTGCGAGATGAACGTCCGGCTCGCCGCGGCGGGGCTGAGCGACGGACGGCGCTTCGCGCTCGGGCTCACGCAGGCCGATCTCGGCGAGATCTGCGGGTTGACGCCGGTGCACATCAACCGGGTCATGCGGCAGTTGCGGGAAGACGGAATGTGCGTGTTCCGCTCGTCGCTGGTCGAGATCATGGACCCAGAGCGGCTCGCCGCCCGCGCCCAGTTCGATCCCGATTATCTTTACATCGCCAAGCCGTTGCCCGGCATTCCATCATCGCAAACGAGGCCAATCCGATGA
- a CDS encoding catalase, with amino-acid sequence MKVAAPPGAAPLPADVALSHSFAEEQGGGGETHQSAGGDVATLTTQNGVPVSDDQNSLKQGARGPTLIEDFHFREKIFHFDHERIPERVVHARGYGAHGFFELTDSLADITRADLFQRVGEHTPAFVRFSTVAGSKGSADLARDVRGFAVKIYTQEGNWDLVGNNIPVFFIQDAIKFPDLIHAAKPEPDRGFPQAQTAHDNFWDFISLTPESMHMIMWIMSDRTIPRSFRFMEGFGVHTFRLLDAEGKSTFVKFHWKPKLGLQSVVWNEAVKINGADPDFHRRDLWNAITAGDFPEWELGVQLFDEAFAETFDFDVLDPTKIIPEEVLPVRPIGRLVLDRVVDNFFAETEQVAFCTQNVPPGIDFSNDPLLQGRNFSYLDTQLKRLGSTNFTHIPINAPKSPVANFQQDGHMAMRNPVGRANYEPNSWGATTGGPREDPVRGFRSYAEVAEGPKLRIRPESFADHYSQARQFYVSQTAIEQKHIGDALVFELSKVERADIRARIVSHLLNIDGDLAATVADGLALPLPQPAQAARPTIMDLPPSAALSIVGNGPESFEGRKLGILLTDGSDAALLAALAGAVEKEGGVYELIAPKVGAVTLSDGSAMAANHKVDGGPSVLFDAVAVLPSARGAALLAIDKSAKDFVSDAFAHCKFIGIGADAAPLFDKAGLSDDLDEGCLPLGSPKDVGAFLAACKRVRHWPREQAVDLDAQPDA; translated from the coding sequence ATGAAGGTCGCAGCACCGCCGGGCGCAGCCCCGCTGCCTGCCGACGTCGCGCTCTCTCACAGCTTCGCCGAGGAACAGGGCGGTGGCGGCGAAACGCACCAGTCCGCCGGCGGCGACGTCGCCACGCTGACCACGCAGAACGGCGTGCCGGTTTCCGACGACCAGAACAGCCTCAAACAGGGTGCGCGCGGCCCGACGCTGATCGAGGACTTCCATTTTCGCGAGAAGATCTTCCATTTCGATCATGAGCGCATTCCGGAGCGCGTGGTCCACGCCCGCGGTTATGGCGCGCACGGCTTCTTCGAGCTCACCGACAGCCTGGCGGACATCACCCGCGCGGACCTTTTCCAGCGCGTGGGGGAGCATACGCCGGCGTTCGTGCGCTTTTCCACCGTCGCCGGCTCGAAGGGGTCGGCCGATCTCGCGCGCGACGTGCGCGGCTTCGCGGTCAAGATCTACACGCAGGAGGGCAATTGGGATCTGGTCGGCAACAACATCCCGGTCTTCTTCATCCAGGATGCGATCAAGTTTCCCGACCTGATCCACGCGGCCAAGCCGGAACCGGATCGCGGCTTCCCGCAGGCCCAGACCGCGCACGACAATTTCTGGGACTTCATCAGCCTCACGCCGGAATCGATGCACATGATCATGTGGATCATGTCCGACCGCACGATCCCGCGTTCGTTCCGGTTCATGGAGGGGTTCGGCGTCCACACCTTCCGGCTGCTCGACGCCGAGGGCAAATCCACCTTCGTCAAGTTTCACTGGAAGCCCAAGCTGGGTCTCCAGTCGGTCGTCTGGAACGAGGCGGTCAAGATCAACGGTGCCGATCCCGATTTCCATCGCCGCGACCTGTGGAATGCGATCACCGCGGGCGATTTCCCCGAGTGGGAGCTCGGCGTGCAGCTGTTCGACGAGGCCTTCGCCGAGACGTTCGATTTCGACGTGCTCGATCCCACCAAGATCATCCCGGAAGAGGTTCTGCCCGTCCGGCCGATCGGCCGGCTGGTGCTGGATCGCGTCGTCGACAACTTCTTTGCCGAGACCGAGCAGGTCGCCTTCTGCACGCAGAACGTGCCGCCGGGCATCGATTTCTCGAACGACCCGCTGCTCCAGGGGCGCAACTTCTCCTATCTCGATACCCAGCTCAAGCGGCTGGGCTCGACCAACTTCACCCACATTCCGATCAACGCGCCCAAGAGCCCGGTCGCCAACTTCCAGCAGGACGGGCACATGGCGATGCGCAACCCGGTGGGGCGCGCGAACTACGAACCGAACAGCTGGGGTGCGACGACCGGCGGACCGCGCGAGGATCCGGTTCGCGGGTTCCGCAGCTATGCCGAGGTGGCCGAGGGTCCCAAGCTGAGGATCCGCCCGGAAAGCTTCGCCGATCATTACAGCCAGGCCCGGCAATTCTATGTCAGCCAGACGGCGATCGAGCAGAAGCACATCGGCGACGCGCTGGTGTTCGAACTGTCGAAGGTCGAACGTGCCGACATCCGCGCGCGGATCGTCTCGCATCTGCTGAACATCGACGGTGACCTCGCCGCGACCGTCGCCGACGGGCTCGCCTTGCCGCTGCCGCAGCCGGCGCAGGCGGCACGGCCCACGATCATGGACCTGCCGCCGTCGGCGGCGCTGAGCATCGTCGGCAACGGGCCGGAGAGCTTCGAAGGCCGCAAGCTCGGCATCCTCCTCACCGACGGCAGCGACGCCGCGCTGCTGGCCGCGCTGGCCGGCGCGGTCGAGAAGGAGGGGGGCGTCTACGAACTGATCGCGCCCAAGGTGGGGGCGGTGACCCTGTCGGACGGCAGCGCGATGGCCGCCAATCACAAGGTCGACGGTGGTCCGTCGGTGCTGTTCGACGCGGTCGCGGTGCTGCCCTCCGCCCGGGGCGCGGCGCTGCTGGCGATCGACAAGTCCGCCAAGGATTTCGTTTCCGATGCCTTTGCCCACTGCAAGTTCATCGGCATCGGCGCCGACGCCGCCCCGCTGTTCGACAAGGCAGGGCTGAGCGACGATCTCGACGAAGGCTGCCTGCCGTTGGGCTCGCCCAAGGATGTCGGCGCCTTCCTGGCAGCATGCAAGCGGGTCCGCCACTGGCCGCGCGAGCAGGCGGTCGACCTCGATGCCCAGCCCGATGCCTGA
- a CDS encoding ankyrin repeat domain-containing protein: MPEHASQGEPAPLPPRERLQDLLFDAARLGRADMIPALHRAGIDLEATDLRGYTALILASYNGSLETTRALLDLGAAVDTPDTGRGNTALMGVAFKGYRQILLCLLEAGAAVDRRNLAGQTALMTATLFGHAAIVEDLLAAGANPLLVDIAGNSARSLAGTQGNVALLEVLDSACPPTGTLDG; this comes from the coding sequence ATGCCTGAGCACGCGAGCCAGGGCGAGCCGGCCCCGCTGCCCCCGCGGGAACGGCTGCAGGACCTTCTCTTCGATGCCGCGCGGCTTGGCCGCGCGGACATGATCCCGGCGCTTCACCGCGCCGGGATCGATCTCGAAGCGACCGACCTGCGCGGCTATACCGCGCTGATCCTGGCCAGTTACAACGGGTCGCTCGAGACGACGCGCGCCTTGCTGGACCTTGGCGCCGCGGTCGACACGCCGGATACGGGACGCGGCAATACCGCGCTGATGGGCGTCGCCTTCAAAGGCTATCGGCAGATCCTGCTGTGCCTGCTCGAGGCGGGCGCGGCCGTCGACCGCCGCAACCTTGCGGGCCAGACCGCGCTGATGACGGCGACCCTGTTCGGACATGCGGCAATCGTCGAGGACCTTCTTGCCGCCGGCGCCAATCCCCTCCTTGTCGATATCGCAGGCAACTCCGCCCGATCGCTGGCGGGTACGCAGGGCAATGTCGCCTTGCTCGAGGTTCTGGACAGTGCGTGCCCGCCGACCGGCACGCTCGACGGCTGA
- a CDS encoding glycosyltransferase family 2 protein, translating into MSGISVLTLVRNREAHLHQLIEGLRRSARQPDELVIVDMSDTPAAIPSCPFPVVVDRFETQGLPLAAARNRAAARARQDQLVFLDVDCIPMSDCLGGLGSLLETIDGLLCADVLYLGPDDARGAWTEAELRLRGKPHPVRRFPSHGYRVEQNAGLFWSLAFAIRRDRYAALGGFDADFVGYGGEDTDFGYRAAAQGTPLIFVGGATACHQHHASHEPPVQHVRDIVRNATRFHARWGRWPMEGWLEALDDLGLVAWRRDALVFLRSPTAEELAETRTI; encoded by the coding sequence GTGAGCGGCATCTCCGTCCTTACGCTCGTGCGAAATCGCGAGGCGCATCTCCATCAACTGATCGAAGGTCTTCGCCGGAGCGCGCGCCAGCCCGACGAACTCGTCATCGTCGACATGAGCGATACGCCCGCCGCCATTCCATCCTGCCCGTTTCCGGTTGTCGTCGATCGGTTCGAGACCCAGGGGCTGCCGCTGGCGGCGGCACGCAATCGCGCCGCCGCACGTGCGCGGCAGGATCAGCTGGTCTTCCTCGATGTCGATTGCATTCCGATGTCCGATTGCCTCGGCGGCCTGGGTTCGCTGCTGGAAACGATCGACGGGCTGCTGTGCGCGGACGTGCTTTATCTCGGGCCGGACGACGCCCGCGGCGCGTGGACCGAAGCCGAACTGCGCCTGCGCGGCAAGCCGCATCCGGTGCGGCGATTTCCGTCCCACGGCTATCGGGTCGAGCAGAATGCGGGCTTGTTCTGGTCGCTGGCGTTCGCCATCCGGCGGGATCGCTACGCAGCCCTCGGCGGGTTCGATGCCGACTTTGTCGGCTATGGCGGCGAAGATACCGATTTCGGCTATCGCGCGGCGGCGCAGGGCACGCCGCTGATCTTCGTCGGCGGGGCGACCGCGTGCCACCAGCATCACGCGTCGCACGAACCGCCGGTCCAGCATGTGCGCGACATCGTCCGCAATGCTACGCGCTTCCACGCCCGATGGGGGCGCTGGCCGATGGAAGGCTGGCTCGAAGCGCTGGACGATCTCGGCCTCGTGGCGTGGCGCCGGGATGCGCTCGTGTTTCTCAGATCGCCGACCGCGGAAGAGCTCGCGGAAACACGAACGATATAA
- a CDS encoding SAM-dependent methyltransferase, which yields MTGGGSLDAAYFDGIFAKDDDPWGLASSDYEAAKFAQTRAVLADRRYASAFEVGCAHGVLTAQIVDLCDTLLAVDISHRALALAQQRLGDRAQAVFRTMAFPREAPVGETFDLVILSEVIYYWDTGDLARAADWLRENIAPGGRVILVHYTGATDYPQGGDAAVERLWNAIGRDFGVVRAERHDRYRLDLWARR from the coding sequence ATGACCGGCGGTGGCAGCCTCGATGCCGCCTATTTCGATGGCATCTTCGCGAAGGATGACGATCCCTGGGGTCTCGCATCCAGCGATTATGAAGCCGCGAAGTTCGCGCAGACGCGCGCCGTGCTCGCCGACCGCCGCTATGCCAGCGCGTTCGAGGTGGGGTGCGCGCATGGCGTGCTGACGGCGCAGATCGTCGATCTGTGCGACACGCTGCTCGCGGTCGACATCAGCCATCGCGCATTGGCGCTGGCGCAGCAGCGACTGGGTGACCGCGCGCAAGCGGTCTTCAGGACGATGGCATTCCCCCGCGAGGCTCCGGTGGGCGAGACGTTCGACCTCGTGATCCTGTCGGAGGTCATCTATTATTGGGACACTGGCGACCTTGCCCGCGCCGCCGACTGGCTGCGGGAGAACATCGCCCCGGGCGGGCGCGTCATCCTCGTCCACTACACCGGCGCGACCGACTATCCGCAAGGCGGCGACGCGGCGGTCGAGCGGCTTTGGAACGCGATCGGGCGCGATTTCGGGGTGGTGCGGGCGGAACGGCACGACCGCTATCGGCTGGATCTGTGGGCCCGGCGGTGA
- a CDS encoding PIG-L deacetylase family protein, whose product MNPEPLDRSVWARSRWLVIAPHPDDETLGAGALIGQAARGGRLGGILYLTDGSGSHPDGTPRLAAARRAEARAAIRRLSPRGTAIDWVGWQDAHPHAPGSPRFDRDVAWLAAMLRRRRIDAIAVTDRAESHCDHVAAFGFAAAAVRQARRRVALFAYHVWSAAPPNARRRIRTAALRPGHRRHALRAHRSQLSPVMGDGFRLSAEQCRMTPFDILDLCRVRA is encoded by the coding sequence GTGAACCCCGAACCGCTCGATCGCAGCGTCTGGGCGCGTTCCCGCTGGCTGGTGATCGCGCCGCATCCCGACGACGAAACGCTGGGTGCGGGGGCTTTGATCGGGCAGGCGGCGCGGGGTGGGCGCCTGGGCGGCATCCTCTATCTCACGGACGGGTCAGGCTCGCATCCCGACGGAACGCCGCGGCTCGCCGCAGCGCGCAGGGCCGAGGCGAGGGCTGCGATCCGCCGGCTCTCGCCCCGCGGCACGGCGATCGACTGGGTCGGCTGGCAGGATGCGCATCCGCATGCACCCGGCAGCCCGCGCTTCGATCGCGATGTCGCATGGCTTGCCGCCATGCTGCGCCGCCGCCGGATCGATGCGATCGCGGTGACCGACCGGGCCGAAAGCCATTGCGATCATGTCGCCGCCTTCGGCTTCGCGGCGGCCGCGGTTCGGCAGGCGCGTCGGCGCGTCGCGCTGTTCGCCTATCATGTGTGGAGCGCGGCGCCGCCGAACGCACGCCGGCGGATCCGGACGGCAGCCTTGCGGCCGGGGCATCGCCGCCATGCGTTGCGCGCCCATCGCAGCCAGCTTTCCCCGGTCATGGGCGACGGGTTCAGATTGTCAGCGGAGCAATGCCGGATGACGCCGTTCGATATCCTCGATCTTTGCCGGGTTCGGGCATGA